The following proteins are co-located in the Theropithecus gelada isolate Dixy chromosome 19, Tgel_1.0, whole genome shotgun sequence genome:
- the SLC7A10 gene encoding asc-type amino acid transporter 1 — translation MAGHTQQPSEHGNPSPAPSRSPVPGPVPGASERVALKKEIGLLSACTIIIGNIIGSGIFISPKGVLEHSGSVGLALFVWVLGGGVTALGSLCYAELGVAIPKSGGDYAYVTEIFGGLAGFLLLWSAFLIMYPTSLAVISMTFSNYVLQPVFPNCIPPTTASRVLSMACLMLLTWVNSSSVRWATRIQDMFTGGKLLALSLIIGMGLLQIFQGHFEELRPSNAFAFWMTPSVGHLALAFLQGSFAFSGWNFLNYVTEEMVDARKNLPRAIFISIPLVTFVYTFTNIAYFTAMSPQELLSSNAVAVTFGEKLLGYFSWAMPVSVALSTFGGINGYLFTYSRLCFSGAREGHLPSLLAMIHVRHCTPIPALLVCCGATAIIMLVGDTYTLINYVSFINYLCYGVTILGLLLLRWRRPALHRPIKVNLLIPVAYLVFWAFLLVFSFISEPMVCGVGIIIILTGVPIFFLGVYWRSKPKCVHRLTESMTRWGQELCFVVYPQDAPEEEENSPCPPSLLAATDKPLKPQ, via the exons GGAACATCATCGGCTCGGGCATCTTCATCTCGCCCAAGGGGGTCCTGGAGCACTCGGGCTCCGTAGGTCTGGCCCTGTTCGTCTGGGTCCTGGGTGGGGGCGTGACAGCTCTGGGCTCCCTCTGCTATGCAGAGCTGGGAGTCGCCATCCCCAAGTCCGGCGGGGACTACGCCTACGTCACAGAGATCTTCGGGGGCCTGGCTGG ctttctgctgctttggaGCGCCTTCCTCATCATGTACCCCACCAGCCTGGCTGTCATCTCCATGACTTTCTCTAACTACGTGCTGCAGCCCGTGTTCCCCAACTGCATCCCCCCTACCACAGCCTCCCGGGTGCTGTCCATGGCCTGCCTGA TGCTCCTGACGTGGGTGAACAGCTCCAGCGTGCGCTGGGCCACGCGCATCCAGGACATGTTCACAGGCGGGAAGCTGCTGGCCTTGTCGCTCATCATCGGCATGGGCCTTCTCCAGATCTTCCAAG GACACTTCGAGGAGCTGAGGCCCAGCAATGCCTTTGCTTTCTGGATGACACCCTCCGTGGGACACCTGGCCCTGGCCTTCCTCCAAGGCTCCTTTGCCTTCAGTGGCTGGAACTTCCTCAACTATGTCACTGAGGAGATGGTTGATGCCCGAAA GAACCTACCTCGCGCCATCTTCATCTCCATCCCACTGGTGACCTTCGTGTACACCTTCACCAACATCGCCTACTTCACAGCCATGTCCCCCCAGGAGCTGCTCTCCTCCAATGCGGTGGCTGTG ACCTTTGGGGAGAAGCTGCTGGGCTACTTTTCTTGGGCCATGCCCGTCTCCGTGGCTCTGTCAACCTTCGGAGGCATCAATGGTTACCTGTTCACCTACTCCAG GCTATGCTTCTCTGGAGCCCGAGAGGGGCACCTGCCCAGCCTGCTGGCCATGATCCACGTCAGACACTGCACCCCCATCCCCGCCCTCCTCGTCTGT TGCGGGGCCACAGCCATCATCATGCTCGTGGGCGACACGTACACGCTCATCAACTACGTGTCCTTCATCAACTACCTCTGCTACGGCGTCACCATCCTGGGCCTGCTGCTGCTGCGCTGGAGGCGGCCTGCGCTCCACAGGCCCATCAAG GTGAACCTTCTCATCCCCGTGGCATACTTGGTCTTCTGGGCCTTCCTGCTGGTCTTCAGCTTCATCTCCGAGCCTATGGTCTGTGGGGTCGGCATCATCATCATTCTTACGGGGGTGCCCATTTTCTTTCTGGGAGTGTACTGGAGAAGCAAACCAAAGTGTGTGCACAGACTCACAG AGTCCATGACACGCTGGGGCCAGGAGCTGTGTTTCGTGGTCTACCCCCAGGATGCCCCTGAAGAGGAGGAGAATAGCCCCTGCCCACCCTCCCTGCTGGCTGCCACAGACAAGCCCTTGAAGCCACAATGA